One stretch of Danio rerio strain Tuebingen ecotype United States chromosome 6, GRCz12tu, whole genome shotgun sequence DNA includes these proteins:
- the zgc:109982 gene encoding uncharacterized protein isoform X1 — protein sequence MQWISKCVLAHLSSSHSFSLFISFPVLISLRLHLVCITISPEKATFFFIATMNQKVVLITGCSSGIGLSLAVRIANDEKKRFMVYATMRNTAKAEALKEAAGQTLGQTLEIKQLDVCDENSIRACVDSLPMGKIDILISNAGVGMIGPVECQTIEEMKSVMDTNFFGLVRLLKVVLPNMKRRKSGHIVVISSIMGIQGILFNDIYAASKFAVEGFCESLAVQAMRFNLNMHSK from the exons ATGCAGTGGATTAGCAAGTGTGTTTTAGCTCATCTGTCAAGCTCCCACTCATTCAGTCTCTTTATCTCCTTCCCGGTACTCATTAGCCTCCGTTTACATCTTGTCTGTATCACCATATCGCCAGagaaagcaacatttttttttattgcaactaTGAATCAGAAGGTTGTACTGATCACCGGTTGTTCCTCTGGTATCGGATTGTCACTTGCTGTTCGTATTGCCAATGATGAGAAGAAGAGGTTCATGG TGTATGCCACCATGAGGAACACGGCTAAAGCAGAAGCTTTGAAGGAAGCAGCGGGTCAAACTTTGGGCCAAACACTGGAGATCAAGCAGTTGGATGTTTGTGATGAAAACTCCATCAGAGCCTGTGTGGACAGTCTGCCCATGGGCAAAATCGACATTCTCA TTAGTAATGCTGGAGTAGGAATGATCGGCCCTGTTGAGTGTCAGACCATTGAAGAGATGAAAAGTGTCATGGACACAAACTTCTTTGGGCTTGTGCGACTCTTAAAGGTGGTTCTGCCTAATATGAAGAGGAGAAAAAGTGGCCATATAGTGGTCATCAGCAGCATCATGGGGATTCAGG GTATTTTGTTTAATGACATTTACGCTGCTTCCAAGTTTGCTGTTGAAGGCTTCTGTGAAAGTCTGGCGGTTCAAGCTATGAGATTCAATCTCAA
- the scinla gene encoding scinderin like a isoform X1, whose amino-acid sequence MQLDDHLGGAPVQYREVQNNESVTFLGYFKTGIKYKQGGVSSGFNHVVSNEMNTKRVLHIKGRRAIRATEVNMSWASFNHGDCFILDLGKDIYQWCGSKCNRFERLKASEVSIGIRDNERNGRATLHIVEDGSEPDVFSNTLGPKPSIPEGSPDDETTDRNNQKKASLHMVSDAAGSMKTSEVKQNSPFKQELLNPSDCYILDNGLDSKIFVWKGPRANTEERKSAMKVAEQFIKEKNYPKNTQIQVMPGGGETTLFKQFFSNWKDKDQSTGPGQAYSIGRIARVSQVPFDASSLHSNKVMAAQHGMVDDGSGKVQVWRVEGNDRVPVDPSSFGQFFGGDCYLILYTYLNGGREQHIIYTWQGLKCTQDELTASAFLTVKLDDSMGGAPVQVRVTQGQEPAHLMSLFKGKPMIIHLGGTSRKGGQSRVGTTRLFHIRQSSTRATRAVEVEPCASKLNTNDVFVLKFPEGMFLWKGVGASEEEIAAAKYVCSILGGSATEISEGKEPAAFWSSLGGKKDYQTSKNLQKTVKLPRLFGCSNKTGRLIAEEVPGDLTQSDLATDDVMLLDTWDQIFLWIGNDANVEEKIGSAKIAKDYVDSDPSKRQGIPIITIKQGFEPPSFTGWFQAWDSKMWDTDPMDRIRGRY is encoded by the exons CAAGGTGGTGTGTCGTCTGGGTTTAATCATGTGGTGTCCAATGAAATGAACACCAAGCGTGTGCTCCACATTAAAGGACGGCGTGCCATTCGTGCCACTGAGGTGAATATGTCCTGGGCCAGCTTCAACCACGGAGACTGCTTCATCCTTGATCTTGGCAAG GACATCTATCAATGGTGTGGCAGTAAGTGCAACCGTTTTGAGCGGCTAAAAGCCTCTGAGGTGTCTATTGGCATTCGTGATAATGAGAGAAATGGACGTGCCACTCTGCACATTGTTGAGGATGGATCTGAACCAGATGTGTTCAGTAAT actCTTGGACCCAAGCCCAGCATCCCAGAAGGAAGTCCTGACGATGAGACCACTGACAGAAACAATCAGAAAAAGGCCTCACTCCACATG GTATCTGATGCCGCAGGCTCAATGAAGACATCTGAAGTGAAACAGAACAGCCCTTTCAAACAGGAGTTGCTCAATCCCTCCGATTGCTACATTCTGGACAATGGACTGGACAGCAAGATCTTTGTTTGGAAAG GACCGAGAGCAAACACTGAAGAACGTAAATCAGCCATGAAGGTAGCTGAACAGTTTATCAAAGAAAAGAACTACCCCAAAAACACACAG ATCCAGGTTATGCCAGGTGGAGGTGAGACCACACTGTTCAAACAGTTCTTCAGTAACTGGAAGGATAAGGATCAATCCACAGGTCCAGGCCAGGCCTACAGCATTGGACGCATTGCCCGTGTTTCACAGGTTCCCTTTGATGCCTCTAGTCTGCACTCCAACAAAGTGATGGCCGCACAGCACGGCATGGTGGATGATGGCTCTGGCAAGGTCCAG GTGTGGCGTGTAGAGGGTAATGACCGAGTTCCTGTGGACCCGTCCAGCTTTGGCCAGTTCTTTGGAGGTGACTGTTACCTGATTCTCTACACCTACCTGAATGGAGGCAGAGAGCAGCACATTATCTACACCTG GCAAGGACTGAAGTGTACACAAGATGAGCTGACTGCCTCTGCTTTTCTAACAGTCAAGCTGGATGATTCCATGGGAGGCGCACCTGTCCAG GTACGTGTCACTCAAGGCCAGGAACCAGCCCATTTGATGAGTCTGTTCAAGGGCAAGCCCATGATCATCCACCTGGGTGGGACTTCTCGTAAAGGTGGCCAGAGTCGAGTTGGCACTACCCGCCTCTTCCACATCCGCCAGAGCTCCACCCGTGCAACACGCGCTGTGGAG GTGGAACCATGTGCATCTAAACTGAACACTAATGATGTGTTTGTGCTGAAGTTTCCTGAAGGCATGTTTCTGTGGAAAGGAGTTGGTGCTTCAGAGGAAGAAATCGCTGCTGCAAAATATGTTTGCAGCATCCTTGGAGGCAGTGCCACGGAAATTTCAGAGGGCAAAGAGCCGG CTGCCTTTTGGTCTTCTTTGGGTGGAAAGAAGGATTATCAGACCTCCAAAAATCTGCAGAAGACAGTTAAACTTCCTCGCCTCTTTGGCTGCTCCAACAAGACTGGACGTCTAATT GCCGAGGAAGTGCCTGGAGATTTGACTCAGTCTGATTTGGCCACTGATGATGTCATGCTTCTGGATACCTGGGATCAG ATCTTTCTTTGGATTGGTAATGACGCCAATGTGGAGGAAAAGATAGGATCTGCTAAAATTG CCAAAGACTATGTGGACTCTGATCCTTCTAAAAGACAAggaatcccaatcatcaccataAAACAAGGATTTGAGCCCCCAAGCTTCACTGGCTGGTTCCAGGCTTGGGACTCGAAGATGTGGGACACAGACCCAATGGATCGCATCCGTGGTCGTTACTAA